From a single Phocoena sinus isolate mPhoSin1 chromosome 1, mPhoSin1.pri, whole genome shotgun sequence genomic region:
- the RABGAP1L gene encoding rab GTPase-activating protein 1-like isoform X7: MIENGSWSMAFQERENRRLQEASMRLEQENDDLAHELVTSKIALRNDLDQAEDKADVLNKELLLTKQRLVETEEEKRKQEEETAQLKEVFRKQLEKAEYEIKKTTAIIAEYKQICSQLSTRLEKQQAASKEELEVVKGKMMACKHCSDIFSKEGALKVAAISREDQGIELDDEKDSLKKQLREMELELAQTKLQLVEAKCKIQELEHQRGALMNEIQAAKNSWFSKTLNSIKTATGTQPLQPPQATQPPKEST; encoded by the exons ATGATTGAAAACGGTAGTTGGTCTATGGCTTTTCAGGAG AGGGAGAACCGGAGATTACAAGAGGCCAGCATGAGGCTGGAACAAGAGAATGATGACCTTGCCCATGAACTAGTAACCAGCAAAATTGCTTTGCGGAATGACTTGGATCAG GCAGAAGACAAGGCAGACGTGCTGAACAAGGAGCTCCTCTTGACCAAACAGAGGCTGGTAGAGactgaagaagagaagaggaaacaagAGGAGGAGACAGCTCAG CTGAAAGAAGTCTTCAGGAAACAGCTAGAGAAGGCAGAATATGAAATAAAGAAGACCACAGCTATCATTGCCGAGTATAAACAG ATCTGTTCCCAGTTGAGTACCAGACTGGAGAAACAGCAAGCAGCCAGCAAGGAGGAGCTGGAAGTGGTAAAG GGTAAAATGATGGCATGTAAACACTGCAGTGACATTTTCAGCAAGGAGGGTGCTTTGAAAGTAGCAGCCATAAGCAGAGAGGACCAGGGAATTGAATTGGATGATGAGAAGGACTCTCTTAAGAAGCAACTGAGGGAAATGGAGCTGGAATTGGCACAAACCAAACTGCAGCTGGTGGAGGCCAAGTGTAAAATCCAG GAACTTGAACATCAGAGGGGAGCCCTTATGAATGAAATCCAAGCTGCAAAAAACTCTTGGTTTAGCAAAACCCTTAACTCTATCAAAACGGCCACGGGAACGCAGCCACTGCAGCCGCCACAGGCCACCCAGCCCCCCAAGGAGAGCACATAG
- the RABGAP1L gene encoding rab GTPase-activating protein 1-like isoform X6, translated as MRESQLQQEDPMDRYKRENRRLQEASMRLEQENDDLAHELVTSKIALRNDLDQAEDKADVLNKELLLTKQRLVETEEEKRKQEEETAQLKEVFRKQLEKAEYEIKKTTAIIAEYKQICSQLSTRLEKQQAASKEELEVVKGKMMACKHCSDIFSKEGALKVAAISREDQGIELDDEKDSLKKQLREMELELAQTKLQLVEAKCKIQELEHQRGALMNEIQAAKNSWFSKTLNSIKTATGTQPLQPPQATQPPKEST; from the exons AGGGAGAACCGGAGATTACAAGAGGCCAGCATGAGGCTGGAACAAGAGAATGATGACCTTGCCCATGAACTAGTAACCAGCAAAATTGCTTTGCGGAATGACTTGGATCAG GCAGAAGACAAGGCAGACGTGCTGAACAAGGAGCTCCTCTTGACCAAACAGAGGCTGGTAGAGactgaagaagagaagaggaaacaagAGGAGGAGACAGCTCAG CTGAAAGAAGTCTTCAGGAAACAGCTAGAGAAGGCAGAATATGAAATAAAGAAGACCACAGCTATCATTGCCGAGTATAAACAG ATCTGTTCCCAGTTGAGTACCAGACTGGAGAAACAGCAAGCAGCCAGCAAGGAGGAGCTGGAAGTGGTAAAG GGTAAAATGATGGCATGTAAACACTGCAGTGACATTTTCAGCAAGGAGGGTGCTTTGAAAGTAGCAGCCATAAGCAGAGAGGACCAGGGAATTGAATTGGATGATGAGAAGGACTCTCTTAAGAAGCAACTGAGGGAAATGGAGCTGGAATTGGCACAAACCAAACTGCAGCTGGTGGAGGCCAAGTGTAAAATCCAG GAACTTGAACATCAGAGGGGAGCCCTTATGAATGAAATCCAAGCTGCAAAAAACTCTTGGTTTAGCAAAACCCTTAACTCTATCAAAACGGCCACGGGAACGCAGCCACTGCAGCCGCCACAGGCCACCCAGCCCCCCAAGGAGAGCACATAG